One Limnothrix sp. FACHB-406 DNA window includes the following coding sequences:
- a CDS encoding GNAT family N-acetyltransferase, with translation MGQPSNQLPTGYRLRRGSRADRPQLLAGLAATYRELMPLSPDPTAIALLVDRLWTADGQLWWVEAATAQASDGQSNGQSWVAGLWLGWAIDPETGQRRAQLLWLYVQPAERRRGLARALLHQAEQQAKQAGCDRLGLQVGASNQAAIALYQSLGYQTRSLELVKSWDGAAVRDADAPATP, from the coding sequence ATGGGGCAACCATCCAATCAGTTACCCACAGGCTACCGATTACGGCGAGGGAGCCGGGCCGATCGCCCCCAATTGTTGGCGGGCTTGGCGGCCACCTACCGAGAGCTAATGCCCCTGAGTCCAGACCCAACAGCGATCGCCCTGTTGGTCGATCGGCTCTGGACGGCCGATGGGCAACTGTGGTGGGTGGAAGCGGCCACGGCTCAGGCCAGTGACGGTCAATCTAACGGTCAATCTTGGGTTGCGGGTCTGTGGTTGGGCTGGGCGATCGACCCAGAAACCGGCCAACGACGGGCTCAACTGCTTTGGCTCTATGTGCAACCGGCAGAACGGCGGCGCGGTTTGGCTCGGGCCCTGCTGCACCAAGCGGAACAGCAGGCCAAACAGGCCGGTTGTGATCGCCTGGGGCTGCAAGTGGGAGCCAGCAACCAAGCGGCGATCGCCCTTTATCAATCCTTGGGCTATCAGACCCGATCGCTGGAGCTAGTGAAATCCTGGGATGGGGCGGCGGTCAGGGACGCAGACGCACCGGCCACGCCGTGA
- a CDS encoding ATP-binding cassette domain-containing protein produces the protein MDAATPRSPLLACQGATQGGRSPLGPITGAIEPGERLLIVGAQAPEILRWWVRLSEPTAGDVLVQGERVQTLDPVALRRRVAWVAPRSTLLAPTVAATLAYPLALLGQDSRAIEAAIQETCDRFGIPASWLTRQAFQLTAAEQHWVAIARASLLQPLVLLLGDGFEGLTKEQSDRLQNLLQNQAFSSQTAAVVCTATTIAGLRAAPIATRCWVLTQGQLTTDRPASEMDWAALEKQFPSVNQAGLNSGMNSGIDSDPEADWF, from the coding sequence ATGGATGCAGCCACCCCTCGATCGCCCCTGTTAGCTTGCCAAGGCGCAACCCAAGGCGGTCGATCGCCCTTGGGGCCGATTACGGGGGCGATCGAACCCGGAGAGCGGCTGTTGATTGTGGGGGCACAGGCCCCGGAGATTTTGCGCTGGTGGGTGCGGCTGTCGGAGCCAACGGCTGGCGATGTGCTGGTGCAGGGAGAGCGGGTGCAAACGCTGGATCCCGTTGCCCTGCGGCGGCGGGTGGCTTGGGTGGCTCCTCGATCGACCTTGCTGGCTCCGACGGTGGCGGCAACCCTCGCCTATCCTCTGGCGTTGCTGGGCCAAGACTCCCGGGCGATCGAGGCGGCCATTCAGGAAACCTGCGATCGCTTTGGGATTCCCGCCAGTTGGTTAACCCGCCAAGCCTTTCAACTGACCGCCGCCGAGCAACATTGGGTGGCGATCGCGCGGGCTAGTTTGTTGCAACCGTTGGTGTTGCTGTTGGGCGATGGGTTTGAGGGCTTAACCAAGGAACAGAGCGATCGCCTGCAAAACCTGCTGCAAAATCAAGCATTCAGCTCCCAAACCGCCGCAGTTGTTTGCACCGCCACCACAATCGCCGGCCTGAGGGCTGCCCCGATCGCCACCCGCTGTTGGGTGTTAACGCAAGGGCAACTGACGACCGATCGGCCGGCTTCCGAAATGGACTGGGCTGCCCTGGAAAAACAATTCCCCTCGGTTAATCAGGCCGGCCTTAATTCCGGCATGAATTCTGGAATAGATTCCGATCCCGAAGCCGATTGGTTTTGA
- the truB gene encoding tRNA pseudouridine(55) synthase TruB yields the protein MVCGFLNLCKPAGFTSHDCVAKVRRLTRCKRTGHGGTLDPAAIGVLPIALGPATRLLQFLPGAKSYAATVRLGITTTTDDLEGEVLTARSPEALTSLTLEAISSQISQFIGPIRQIPPQYSAIQVDGQRLYDLARQGKTVEVPERQVQVDRITIEAWRPGAEPELDLTIDCGPGTYIRSIARDLGAALGVGGTLAHLKRTASGGFTLEDSLTLEQLEAAIGQGWQPIDPALGLTHLPTVTLAEEAVKRWFFGQAITLAEWPPTPQCGESLKQEQTDPIARVLDQSGRLLGVGALTTEEAGPLLAPRVVLPAD from the coding sequence ATGGTTTGTGGATTTTTGAACTTGTGCAAACCGGCGGGCTTCACGTCCCACGATTGCGTGGCCAAAGTACGGCGGCTGACGCGGTGCAAACGGACGGGCCATGGGGGCACGTTGGATCCGGCCGCGATCGGGGTGTTGCCGATCGCCCTGGGGCCCGCCACCCGTCTGTTGCAATTTTTGCCGGGGGCCAAATCCTACGCAGCCACGGTGCGCCTTGGCATCACCACCACCACCGATGACCTGGAAGGGGAAGTGCTGACGGCGCGATCGCCCGAGGCCTTAACCAGCCTCACCTTAGAAGCCATTTCCAGCCAAATATCGCAATTCATCGGCCCAATTCGACAGATTCCCCCCCAATACAGCGCTATTCAGGTGGATGGGCAGCGGCTCTATGATTTAGCGCGACAAGGTAAGACCGTGGAAGTGCCGGAGCGACAAGTGCAGGTCGATCGAATCACGATCGAGGCTTGGCGACCAGGAGCCGAACCGGAGTTGGACTTAACCATCGACTGTGGCCCCGGAACCTATATCCGCTCGATCGCCCGAGATCTGGGCGCGGCCTTGGGCGTGGGGGGCACGTTGGCCCATTTGAAACGAACGGCCAGCGGTGGCTTCACCTTGGAAGACAGCCTGACACTGGAGCAATTGGAAGCGGCGATCGGGCAAGGGTGGCAACCGATCGACCCAGCCTTGGGCTTAACCCATCTGCCCACGGTGACCTTGGCGGAAGAGGCCGTGAAGCGCTGGTTTTTTGGCCAAGCGATCACCCTCGCGGAATGGCCCCCAACACCGCAATGCGGCGAATCCCTCAAGCAAGAGCAAACCGACCCGATCGCCCGTGTTTTGGATCAGTCCGGTCGGTTGTTGGGAGTTGGGGCCCTAACGACGGAAGAGGCGGGGCCGCTATTGGCTCCGCGTGTCGTCTTGCCAGCCGATTGA
- a CDS encoding sulfite exporter TauE/SafE family protein, whose protein sequence is MLDWGLIWALGFLGSFGHCAGMCGPLAVAFALSGDPRSLPQAGAKTWWQLGRFHLLLNLGRIFSYAVAGGAIGSLGSLLVAGGQLTGIDSPLRQSLSVLTGLMLIWFGLAQVRPQWLPRLPLWHPLARGPQRDRLEKTMLTIAGQTRWWMPLAVGLVWGLIPCGFLYAAQIKAAETGSAIGGSLTMLVFGLGTLPTMVLTGAWAGSIGQDRRSQLFRMAGWVTIAIGLLTLGRTSAMQDLTGYGSLVLLSLSLIARPISRLWAAPLRYRRAIGVGAWLLALAHTGHMLDHSLDWDWGAVGFLHPRQQVGIWAGVGAIGLLTLLALTSFDRAMRWLGSHWRTLHLAAIPALVAIGMHMTLAGGPTTIGDGGSVWRRAMGVGCGLTLVLLVRVRWFWQLWGLGSLYHGVAGASASLTAAPSQDFTSSSDRV, encoded by the coding sequence ATGCTTGACTGGGGCTTGATTTGGGCGCTGGGTTTTTTGGGTAGTTTTGGTCACTGTGCGGGTATGTGTGGGCCTTTGGCGGTGGCCTTTGCTCTGTCGGGAGACCCTCGATCCTTGCCGCAAGCGGGAGCCAAAACCTGGTGGCAGTTGGGCCGCTTCCATCTGTTGCTGAATTTGGGGCGAATTTTCAGCTATGCCGTGGCGGGCGGGGCGATCGGGAGTTTGGGATCTTTGCTGGTGGCGGGCGGACAACTGACGGGGATTGATAGCCCCCTGCGCCAAAGCCTGAGCGTCCTGACGGGGTTAATGTTGATTTGGTTTGGCCTTGCCCAAGTGCGACCCCAATGGTTGCCCCGCTTGCCGCTCTGGCATCCCCTGGCCCGGGGGCCCCAACGCGATCGCCTCGAAAAAACCATGCTCACCATTGCTGGCCAAACCCGTTGGTGGATGCCGTTGGCCGTGGGGCTGGTTTGGGGGCTAATTCCCTGTGGATTTTTGTATGCGGCCCAGATTAAGGCGGCGGAAACGGGCAGCGCGATCGGGGGCAGCCTGACCATGCTGGTCTTTGGGCTGGGAACCTTGCCCACCATGGTTTTAACGGGCGCTTGGGCTGGCTCCATTGGCCAAGATCGACGCAGCCAACTCTTTCGGATGGCCGGTTGGGTGACGATCGCGATCGGGCTGTTAACCCTGGGCCGCACCAGCGCCATGCAGGATCTGACGGGCTATGGTTCCTTGGTGCTGCTGAGTTTATCCCTGATCGCTCGGCCCATCAGTCGGTTGTGGGCGGCCCCCCTGCGCTATCGTCGGGCGATCGGGGTGGGCGCTTGGTTGTTGGCCCTGGCCCATACGGGCCACATGCTCGATCACTCCCTGGATTGGGACTGGGGGGCGGTGGGCTTTTTGCACCCTCGCCAGCAGGTGGGGATTTGGGCCGGTGTGGGGGCGATCGGGCTGCTAACGTTGTTGGCCCTCACCAGTTTCGATCGAGCCATGCGCTGGTTAGGCTCCCACTGGCGCACCTTACACCTGGCTGCCATTCCGGCCCTGGTGGCGATCGGGATGCACATGACCCTGGCAGGCGGGCCAACCACGATCGGGGATGGGGGATCGGTTTGGCGGCGGGCGATGGGGGTTGGCTGTGGGCTAACCCTGGTTTTGTTGGTGCGGGTGCGTTGGTTTTGGCAACTGTGGGGCCTGGGTTCGCTCTATCACGGCGTGGCCGGTGCGTCTGCGTCCCTGACCGCCGCCCCATCCCAGGATTTCACTAGCTCCAGCGATCGGGTCTGA
- a CDS encoding PHP domain-containing protein — protein MLELHCHTTFSDGTLTPTELVAAAIEAGVRALAITDHDTCAGLDEAIEAAGDRLEIVPGLELSVVHNGRSLHILGFYPDRDRIHEPLAVRLAGRRQRAQRMAEKLAELGYPIELPELPGNMAPGRPHIAQALVAAGHVTSAQEAFTRFLGDDRPAHVQYDKFSIVEGMNLLRSAGAVPVWAHPYLFRGGNVEDTLPELVAAGLLGLEVYHPNHSLTEQKRLLELCDRYGLLATGGSDYHGPAPSTRAERRDSLNQFQLPLALLDRLKQVKATLAMETGY, from the coding sequence TTGCTGGAATTGCATTGTCATACGACGTTTTCCGATGGCACGCTGACTCCGACGGAGTTGGTGGCGGCGGCGATCGAGGCGGGGGTGCGGGCCCTGGCCATTACGGATCACGATACCTGCGCTGGTTTGGATGAGGCGATCGAGGCGGCGGGCGATCGGCTCGAAATTGTGCCGGGGTTGGAACTGAGCGTGGTTCACAACGGGCGATCGCTCCATATTTTGGGGTTTTATCCCGATCGCGATCGAATTCATGAACCGCTGGCCGTGCGCTTGGCCGGCCGTCGCCAGCGGGCCCAACGCATGGCGGAAAAGCTGGCGGAGTTGGGCTACCCGATCGAGCTGCCGGAATTACCAGGCAACATGGCTCCCGGCCGACCGCACATCGCCCAAGCGCTGGTGGCGGCGGGCCATGTCACGTCGGCCCAGGAAGCGTTTACCCGATTTTTGGGGGATGATCGCCCGGCCCATGTGCAGTACGACAAATTTTCGATCGTGGAGGGCATGAACCTGCTCCGATCGGCTGGGGCCGTGCCCGTTTGGGCCCATCCTTACCTGTTTCGTGGGGGCAATGTGGAAGACACCTTGCCGGAACTGGTGGCGGCGGGGCTGTTGGGCTTGGAGGTTTATCATCCCAACCACAGCCTGACGGAGCAAAAGCGCCTTTTGGAACTGTGCGATCGCTATGGATTGTTGGCCACAGGCGGCAGTGACTACCATGGCCCCGCCCCGAGTACCAGGGCTGAACGCCGCGACAGCTTAAATCAATTTCAATTGCCCCTGGCCTTGCTCGATCGCCTAAAACAGGTCAAGGCCACCTTGGCAATGGAAACTGGTTATTGA
- a CDS encoding undecaprenyl-diphosphate phosphatase, with product MGLGVWLVGLGAAAQAADPTVPVSDGVSWLEAIGLGLVQGLTEFLPISSTAHLKVVPVVLGWGDPGVAYTAVIQLGSIAAVLTYFWADLTALAIGSAQAISRKDWGDRQFRIALGIGLGTLPIVAGGLAIKKFIPDFDNSPLRSLGAIAIASIVMALLLGLAEVTGSRHRHYNSLGLNDGLILGAAQALALIPGVSRSGSTLTAGLLSGIDRAAAARFSFLLGIPAITLAGLVELVGVLKEGLPAGAGLSLTVGVVVAAVSSYAAIAWLLKFLQTQNTWIFVIYRLIFGVAILGSIGFGWLPNQ from the coding sequence ATGGGGCTGGGGGTTTGGCTGGTGGGCTTGGGGGCTGCGGCCCAAGCGGCTGACCCAACGGTTCCGGTGAGTGATGGTGTGAGCTGGCTGGAGGCGATCGGTCTGGGGCTGGTGCAAGGGCTGACGGAATTTTTACCGATCAGCAGCACGGCCCACCTGAAGGTTGTGCCCGTGGTGCTCGGTTGGGGCGATCCGGGCGTGGCCTACACGGCGGTGATCCAACTGGGGAGCATCGCGGCGGTGCTGACTTATTTTTGGGCAGATTTAACGGCCCTGGCGATCGGGTCGGCCCAAGCCATTTCCCGCAAGGATTGGGGCGATCGGCAGTTTCGGATTGCCCTTGGCATTGGTCTGGGAACGTTGCCCATTGTGGCTGGCGGCTTAGCAATTAAGAAATTCATCCCCGATTTTGACAATTCCCCGCTCCGGAGCTTGGGGGCGATCGCGATCGCCTCGATCGTCATGGCCCTGCTGCTGGGTTTAGCGGAAGTGACCGGCAGCCGCCACCGCCACTACAACTCCCTGGGGCTGAACGATGGATTAATTTTAGGGGCGGCCCAGGCCCTGGCCCTGATTCCCGGGGTCTCGCGATCGGGATCAACCCTGACGGCGGGCCTGTTGTCCGGCATCGATCGGGCGGCGGCGGCGCGTTTCTCCTTTCTGCTGGGCATCCCCGCCATTACCCTGGCGGGGTTGGTGGAACTGGTGGGTGTTTTGAAAGAAGGGTTGCCGGCCGGTGCGGGGTTGTCGCTAACGGTGGGCGTTGTGGTGGCGGCGGTGTCGTCCTATGCGGCGATCGCTTGGTTGCTGAAGTTTTTGCAGACCCAAAACACTTGGATTTTTGTGATCTATCGGTTGATCTTTGGGGTGGCGATTTTGGGGTCGATCGGGTTTGGGTGGCTGCCCAATCAATAA
- a CDS encoding allophycocyanin subunit alpha-B yields the protein MSVVSQVILKADDELRYPSSGELKSISEFLKTGEQRIRIAQTLADSEKKIVQEASRKLWQRRPDFIAPGGNAYGQRERNQCLRDYGWYLRLVTYGVLAGDKEPIETIGLVGAREMYNSLGVPLPGMVEAVRCLKEATLGLLSTEDAAATEPYFDYIIQGMAA from the coding sequence ATGAGCGTAGTTAGCCAAGTCATTCTGAAAGCCGACGACGAGCTTCGCTACCCTAGCAGTGGCGAGCTTAAGAGCATCTCGGAATTTTTAAAAACCGGCGAGCAGCGTATTCGGATTGCCCAAACGCTGGCCGACAGTGAGAAAAAGATTGTGCAAGAAGCCAGCCGCAAGCTGTGGCAACGTCGTCCGGACTTTATTGCTCCCGGCGGCAATGCCTATGGCCAACGGGAGCGGAACCAGTGCCTTCGGGACTATGGCTGGTATCTGCGACTGGTGACCTACGGCGTGTTGGCGGGCGACAAAGAACCGATCGAAACCATTGGTCTGGTGGGCGCACGCGAAATGTACAACTCCTTGGGTGTCCCGCTGCCGGGGATGGTGGAAGCCGTGCGTTGTCTCAAGGAAGCCACTTTGGGCCTTCTGAGCACCGAAGATGCCGCCGCCACCGAGCCTTACTTCGATTACATCATTCAGGGAATGGCGGCCTAG
- a CDS encoding aminotransferase class IV — MPAQWYHGQPLDQRTITLDVTDPGLIFGATTFTTLRIYDRDLHGPMTQWLAHRDRLYNTRSQLGLPQPDWEQVEQGATLLAAEYPVVRVTLFSDGREWIVGRELPSNLAQKQTQGIVAWVAQAAHYRRSIAVHKTGNYLPCWLALQTAQRQFLGPEPASEAILVDEDGRWLETSTGNLWGFRDGRWWTPPLGDCLPGIARSHLIRQLQRHGQLIGVDQPWTADWVEGFEAIAYSNSVVEVVPFHAVLDGHRVHRLAIEPVAELQALYQ, encoded by the coding sequence ATGCCTGCCCAGTGGTATCACGGTCAACCCCTCGATCAGCGCACCATTACTCTGGATGTCACAGATCCGGGGTTGATATTTGGGGCCACAACCTTCACAACCTTGCGCATTTACGATCGCGATCTCCACGGGCCCATGACCCAATGGCTGGCCCACCGCGATCGGCTCTACAACACTCGCAGTCAGTTGGGCCTGCCCCAGCCGGATTGGGAACAGGTGGAACAGGGAGCAACCCTGTTGGCGGCTGAATATCCGGTGGTGCGGGTCACTCTTTTTTCCGATGGGCGGGAGTGGATTGTGGGGCGAGAATTGCCCTCCAATTTGGCCCAAAAACAAACACAGGGCATTGTGGCTTGGGTGGCCCAGGCAGCCCACTACCGCCGTTCGATCGCCGTTCACAAAACGGGCAATTATCTTCCCTGTTGGCTGGCATTGCAAACGGCCCAGCGACAGTTTTTGGGCCCCGAACCGGCCTCCGAAGCCATTTTGGTTGATGAGGATGGGCGCTGGCTGGAAACCAGCACGGGCAATCTTTGGGGATTTCGGGATGGGCGTTGGTGGACTCCGCCCCTGGGGGATTGCTTACCGGGCATTGCTCGATCGCACCTGATTCGCCAGCTCCAACGTCACGGGCAACTGATCGGCGTTGACCAGCCCTGGACTGCCGATTGGGTGGAAGGATTCGAGGCGATCGCCTATTCCAACAGCGTGGTGGAGGTGGTTCCTTTCCATGCGGTGCTAGATGGCCACCGGGTACATCGATTGGCGATCGAACCGGTGGCCGAACTCCAGGCTCTCTACCAATAG